Proteins encoded by one window of Lepeophtheirus salmonis chromosome 3, UVic_Lsal_1.4, whole genome shotgun sequence:
- the LOC121114459 gene encoding histone H3, translating into MARTKQTARKSTGGKAPRKQLATKAARKSAPATGGVKKPHRYRPGTVALREIRRYQKSTELLIRKLPFQRLVREIAQDFKTDLRFQSSAVMALQEASEAYLVGLFEDTNLCAIHAKRVTIMPKDIQLARRIRGERA; encoded by the coding sequence ATGGCTCGTACTAAACAAACCGCTCGTAAATCCACCGGTGGAAAGGCTCCCCGTAAACAATTGGCAACTAAGGCTGCCAGAAAATCTGCCCCCGCTACCGGAGGCGTGAAGAAGCCTCACAGATACAGACCCGGAACTGTCGCTCTCCGTGAGATCCGTAGGTACCAAAAGTCAACTGAGCTTCTTATCCGCAAGTTGCCCTTCCAACGTCTTGTCCGTGAGATTGCTCAGGACTTCAAGACTGACTTGCGTTTCCAGTCCTCTGCTGTCATGGCTCTTCAAGAAGCTTCCGAGGCTTATCTTGTTGGTCTCTTTGAGGATACCAACTTGTGCGCAATCCACGCAAAGCGTGTTACAATCATGCCCAAGGATATCCAACTCGCTCGCCGTATCCGTGGCGAACGTGCTTAA